The genome window GAGGAGTCATCGCGCTGCAAAGCGGAGACAACCGTCGGATTCTTATGGAAAGAATGACCCCGTTTATCGGCGGTTGAAGTTCGATTCGGTTCGAGGCAACGGATTTCGCCTCAATCACACACTATGTTTCCGAAATGTAGGATCTCCTAACGTTTCTTCGAAAGCCGTTCGTTGAACCGGGATTCGTATGAGTTCCTACAACGTTTGCTCCGACAAATCATTTCGGGCGCTCCTGCTCGGTTTTATTATAAATCTTAGATCGAATTGATTCAAACGCAGGCCAGGCTTGCTCCGCGCTACGGCGATCGCCTTCGGTCTCCTCTTTCGAGGAGACCGCTTCGCGCGCTCCGCATCCTTAGCGCGGTTTTCGTCGTTTACTTTCCGCAAGTCGGATTAAAAACTTCTTTTCTTTTTTTAAAAGAAAGAATCGATTCTTCCCCATGCCTTCTTCCTTGCAAAAAGTTCTCGGGCCGTTTCATCTCTGGGGAATCTCGGTCGGTCTCGTGATTTCCGGGGATTACTTCGGATGGAATCTCGGCTGGGCCCATTCCAACTTTTGGGAATTTGCCGTGGCCGTCGGTTTGATCGCGATCTTTTATTCCTGCTTTTCCTTGTGTTTCACCGAACTCGCGACATCGATCCCGCACGCGGGCGGCCCTTCGGCATATGCGCATGTCGCCTTAGGACCGTTAGGCGGATTGGTCGCCGGTTTTTTCACTCTCGTCGAATTCGTATTGGCGCCGCCGGCGATCGCTTCGGCTTTAGGAGGTTACTTTCACTTTTTAGTTCCCGTCGTCGATGCGAACCTCGCGTCCAACGGATTTTTCATACTTTTGATCGGAATCAATCTCTTAGGAATCAAACAAACCGCGCGTTTCGAATTGTTCGTAACGTTGACGGCGGTGTTCGGACTTCTGCTTTACTTCGCGTTTTCGGTTCCCCACTTTCGATGGGGACAAATCGGAACAAATTCTACATTCAATTTTTGGAATCTGTTTCCGGCGTTGCCGTACGCGATCTGGTTTTTTCTCGCGGTGGAAGGAGTCGCCATGGCCGCGGAAGAAGTGAAAAATCCCGAAAAAGACATTCCTCTCGGTTATCTTTCCGGAATCGGCACTTTGGTCTTATTGGCGTTCGGAGTTTTATTCGGAACAGCCGGAATCGTTTCCACGAACTCGGTCTCAACTTTGGATTATCCGCTTTCGTTCACATTAGGAAATCTTTATGGACCTTCATCCTGGATCGCGCGTTTGTTTACCGGAATCGGATTGTTCGGATTGATCGCGTCCTTGCTCGGAATCATACTCGGATATTCTAGACAGATCTACGCGCTCGCCAAAGAAGGATTCTTACCGAGAATTCTCGCCCGATTGAATCCAAAAACTCAAGCGCCGAGTTTCGCGATCGTGGTCGGCGGACTGGTCGGACTTTTGGCCCTTCAATATGGAAACACGGGAGAATTGATCACATTATCCGCGTTCGGCGCCTGCGGAATGTATTGTATCAGCATGATTTCCTTTTTTGTCTTGAGAATCAAAAACCCGGACCGAAAGAAACCTTATCAAGTTCCCTTCTATCCGATTCTTCCGGCGGTCGCGATCGCACTCGGCTTCCTGTGTTTTATCACATTAGCGATTTATTATACGTTCTCTTTGATGATTTTGGCGATCGGCTTGACCGTTGCTTTTTTGTTTTTTCTCGGCAGCAAAGGATTCGATCTCAAACGGATTCCGCATTCTTCCCTTTCTCCCGATCAGGAAGAAAGTTCGTTTTCCCGGGGAGATACGGACTTTTAAGTCATTCTATCCGATCGGATTCACTCTGTTAGGCGTCGCTTTTTGGAAACGTTCCCTTTTTTACGGAGCGCTTGTTGCCAATCTGATGGTGATTTCCAAAGTAATTTGGAGCACGGTCAACGACGCGGAAAATTCCGTGGGTACGATTTACCTTCCTACGATCGTAGGAGTGTTGTTGTTCAATTCCTTGTTTTACTATCTGACAAAACGAAAGAAGAAAGAAGTTTCATAAAAATAACAAGAAATGGAGAATCGAATAGGGATTCTAAACCGCATCCTCGTTCAACTCCGCAAGAATATCTTTGAGTTCGCGCTTGTCGCGGACTTCCACAAGACAATCCTCGCCGAACTCGTCGGATTCGAGACGGACGGCAAAATAACCGTTTTCCTCTTCTCCGTGCAAAGAACGTACATCGAGATTGACCAGATCTAAGTCCTCTTCCAACACGGGAGTCAAAAGAAGATATTGATTCTCGTCGATCTCCAACGCTTCCGCCACGATAAAAGAATGCGGGTTTCCATCCTCGTCCAATAGCTGAAGGGTTTCCCGTCCTTGTTCCTCGTGATCTCTGGATTCTTCCTCGGAAAACGGATCGCTCATCGTTGGTCGCCTTGTGTTCCCGCTTCGGAATCGAACTCGAACGGAAGTTTATTCTTTTTGGCGAAATTACATTCTTTGCATGCAGGAACGAGATTGGCTTTGATGGACTTTCCTCCTTTTGCAAGAGGAATGAGATGGTCCATCGTCAATTCTTCGGGCGGAAACATTTTACCGCAATAGTGGCAGACGCCCGCGCCTTTTTTCTTTTTCCACCAAGGAGTTCGCTTCAAATCCTTGGCGATTCTTCTCTGTTTCGCGAGTTCTTCCTCGCTGATCCAGACGATGGGTTCTTCTTCGGGTTCCATTCGAAAATTCTAATCTTTATAAGCGGCCCAATCCGAACCGGGTCCGCTGATGGAAAGTTTCAGGGTTTCGCTGCGATTGACCGCCTGAATTCCCTCTTCCAAACCGGAAGCGGTGAGAAGAAGCGTATCCCCCTGCGAAAGGATTTCCCCTTCGACCTCCGCCTTTCCCTGCAACACGATCAAAATTTGGAACACGGAATCCTTATATACATTCGGAATTTGGAATGTTTTACCGTTCCCGGAAACCTCGAGGGTTTCCATGAGGAATTTATCGTTTGCCGTTAGACGAAACCGCTTGCCGTCGCTCCAGTTTTTCGGCGCGGGTTTCATGATATCGTCTTCGGAAGGACCGGAATAATCCAAAACGTCCAGCGCCTTTTGAAGATGCAGCTCTCTCGGTCTTCCGTAATCGTAAACGCGGTATGTGGAATCGGAGGATTGTTGCACTTCCATCAGAAGAATTCCGGCGCCGATCGCGTGAATTCTTCCCGGATTCAAAAGAAAGGAATCTCCTTCCTTTACGGGGATCTGTCTTAAAACTTCTTCGGCGCGGTTTTGCTCCACGAGGGTTTTGAATTCTTCCCTGCTGGTCGCATTCAAAAAACCGCATACGAGTTTGGAACCGGGTTCTGCTTGTAATACGGTCCAAGCTTCTTTTTTTCCGGCGCTTTGCGGATCGTATTTTTCGGCATACGCATCGTCGGGATGAACTTGAACGGAAAGTTTTTCTTTGGCGTCTATGATTTTGATTAAAAGAGGAAACGGTTTTCCGCGAAACGGTTTTCCAAGAATCGAATCTGTGTTTGCCCGGTACGCGGTACGGAAATTTTTTCCGGCAAGAGGTCCGTTGACGATTTCGGAAACGTCGTTCCCGTAATCGGAAATTTCCCAGGATTCTCCGATGTTCCCGTCCGGAATCGTTCTTCCGGGGAAATCTCCGAGCTTTCTACCGCCCCAAATTCTTTCCTTATAGATCGGATTCAATCGGATCACCTTCTGCATAAAACCTATTTTTTCCCTCCTTCTATAAGTTCAATTTTTACTTTGAGAAGATTCTTCTTAAAATGTACGAATCCTGACGATTTGAGTCCGGATAAATCCAATTCGTAGATTTTTCCGGGTATAAGTTTTCCGGCTTCCGCTTCCAGATTGAGATTTCGAAAACTTTTATACGTTCCTTTTCCTCCGCAGGAATCGCAGAACACGTTCGAGCCTCTGCAATCGGGACAAAGAACGCGCACGACCAAGGGGATCTTCGCGGCTACGGGAGAATCGAGTTCTTCGTTAGTTAAGAGAATTCTAATATCGTAATGGATTCCGGAATACTTTTTGCGTTCCTTATTGCGCATTCCCGCGCGGAGAAGTCCCCGTTTTGCGAATTCGACCGCTTGACCCGCGTATAAAATTCTCGAACTCGGAATTTGCCGGATCTGTGCCGTAACGTTCGAGTCATTCTTCCCTTCGAACGAGGACTTGAACTTAAAAAGAATCTCGGGATGTCTGGAAAGATATTGAAGATCGTATTCTTTCCGTTTGATCGGATGCGTTAGGATTTGATACGAAACCGCGAATTTTTGAAAGAGATCGGAAGATCCGGTTTCGCGGTTATCGGGATGAAAGATTTTCGCCAATTCCCGATAACGCGACTTCACCCTTTCGACGGAGGCAAGAGGGGAAAGTCCGAGATTTTTATAATGATCCGGAAAGTGATTCTGAAGTCCCGGATCATTCATGGACGTATTTTAATCCTTCGGAAGATTCTCCTGATAAGGTCCCCCGTTCTCGATTTCGCGCAGAGTTTTTTCAACGTCTTCCGCTGTCGTTTTAATATTTCCTTCCACATACTTATCGATTCGACGGATGATTTCCAATAGGTTGGTTCTATAAATCCGGACAAGTTTTACCCGTTGTGCCGGTTCTCGAATGGTTGTGACATTATACAATGTTTCTTTCGTACCCGCGTCCGTTTTTTTACGGATCACCAATTCGATGGAATCCGGATTGGTTCCGTCCGAACTCACCTTTTCGTTCTTCAAGATGCTGATTTCTTCGTCGATACTGCGCATTTTGGAAATTAATGATTTCCTGCTCCAGAAGACGATGGATTCCAACTTCAAGGGTGCGTTCTGCGCGCCCGCGCCGGAAACTTTTAATACGAAGCGAAGATCGAGCATGTAACGGTTTCTACTTTGAGGGATTTGATCTTCGTAAGCGGGAATAAACTGACTGTAAAGATTGTCTTGGATCTGTTTTCTTCGATTTAGGAACGCTAGTCGACTCTCGATTCTCTTATGAAACTCGGCGATATCCTTTCCGAGTACCTCCAGGTCCTTAACTTGTCCCTGTTCATAAGGTAGGATTTTCACTTTACCATCCGGTTCGAACTCTTGGCCCGAAATACCGGCTAAGGCGGAAATCAAAATCAGGAAATAAAATAATTTGGCATTCATTGTAGATTTTTCCAGTCGCCGTCCTTTAATAGTTTCGGAGGTTCCAGGATTTTCCCCATAATTTTATCAAAAATAGATTGAACTTATCGTCAAATTCTGGGAAAAGGGAAGGAAAGGATCGGTATGGAAATCAATCATAGAAAGTCGGGAGAAACAAACATAGTGAGTCTTTCGGGCAGTCTCGATATCTATACCTCAATCGATCTCAAAACCTTCTTCGAATCCAACATCAACAAAGATAATAAAAACGTAGTCGTAAATCTTGAAAAACTCAACTACATCGATTCTTCCGGAATCGGAATGTTGATCAAGCAGTTGAACTACGTGCAAGACTTGAACGGTTCTTTTTTTATCGCGAACATGAAACCTGCGATCGAAAAAGTTTTCAAAGTCGCCGGTCTTACTTCTTACTTTAAGACGATCAGCCCTGCGGAATTCGCTTCCAACTTCCCGTAATTCGAATTTGGTTCATAAAAGCGCGACCCCTGAGCGTTGCAGCAAATGAACACGGACAACTCAGCAAATCGTTCCGTATGAACTGCGTTTAAGGAAGTGTTCCCTTTGGTTTATTCTTTTTTGCCGAAATTCTTTCCAGAAATGAATGCTAACGAAGAACTTTGTTGTAGTTCCTACAATTTTTCCGTGAAACAGCGGCCCCACCCTAAAATTGGGCGGTGGTGGTGTGGAGGCGAGAAAGTTCGGGCCAATTCCCCTTTATCAGAAAGATCTCATATTCACAATCTAAAAATGGCGATCTTGTCGGAACATTGGCCTATTCATTTCTCAGCTTCGCTGAGAGGCTGCGATTACTACGCTCCGCTATCTACAGGCCTATCTCTCCCTAGAACGCAATCCATAGAGAGCGTTCTGCTGAGTTACTGGGTCGCTCGATAAGAGTAAAACACGTCCCAGATTCCCCAGAAACGACCGATCTCCCCCGCGTTCGGAACCAATCGAAAATCCATTCTCCCTTCGATCAGCTCGCCCGGATCGACCCGAAACCGAACCGGAAATTGGGATGAATAGGTTTCACTTCCCGGGAATCGAACCGTGGTTTTTAAAATCCCGTTCATATAAATCGCCAGCTCCCGCGGCTTCACCCCTTTCGGTCTTTCGGAAAACGTAAACTGCGTTAGGTCCATTTGAATATACAAAGGCTCGTTGCGGGAGGGATCGGCGGTGAGATAAAAACGAAGTCCTTCTTCCGGAATCATTCTGCAAAGACCGTCTTGAAGTCTGCCCGTCCCGGCTCCCGGAGCAACATCCGGTCGGTCCCGTTCCAACTGCATTCCGTTGTGAATCGCCCAAGTCGAAAGTTCGCTATAAGTCCGGAAATCCTCCGTATGCAGGGGCGCCCCGTCTTCTCCCTGATGATCGAAGTTGATGAATTTTTTAAATTTCGGATTTTCTTCCGATTGGAGGAACCCCGTACTGGTAAAAGTAAAACAGAGAAAAACGAGTATGATTCGGTGAACTACCATCTACTTATAGTATCGACAGGACCGGGAAGAATTTGATCACAATCCAGACACTCGAACAAGCCGGAAAGACGATTCATTCTCCCTGCGTAGTGACCTTGGGCAATTTCGACGGGATTCATCTCGGTCACCAGGCTCTTTTGGATCGGGTTTTACAAGTTTCCAAACAAACCGGCCTCTCCTCCTGTGTGGTCACCTACGACCCGAACCCGGCCATCGTCCTTGGGAAAAATCCCGAAATGAAAAGTCTGATGACTCTCGCCGACAAGGAAGAATGGATCCGCAGACAAGGCATCGATTATCTGGTCGTTCTTCCGTTTAACAAAGAATTGGCGGAAATGAGCGCGGAATCCTTTTTGGAGGAAATTCTCCTCAAACAATTGAAAGCGAAAAACATCATCATAGGCTTCAATCATTGTTTCGGAAAAGGAAGAAGAGGTAACTACGAACTTCTTCAAGAATATTCTGATAAACTAAAATACTCGGTCGAAAAAGTGGACCCCGTATTTCTGGAAGACGTCAAACTCTCCAGTTCTTATGTGAGAATGCTCGTTTCCGAAGGAAACGTTAAGGAAGCCGCGCGCTGTTTGAACCGCTCGTATTCCGTTTCCGGCAAGGTTGTGGGCGGCCACAAACGGGGACGACAAATCGGATTTCCGACGGCGAACGTTCAATTCAATCCAGATATTCTTCTCCCCGGAATCGGCGTCTACGCGGGTTTTACTACCGTGGAAGGAATCACATATCCTTCGATGATCAACGTAGGACATAACCCGACCTTCGGTCAGAACGCGGTTACGCTCGAATCGAACATCTTCGACTTTCAAAAAGAAATCTACGATCAAATCATACGCATTACGTTTACGGAAAGAATTCGGAGCGAAGTCAAATTCTCAGGCGTTGAATCTTTGATCGCTCAGCTCAAACAAGACGAAATCTCCGCGAGAAAGATTCTCGAATCCGAAAAAACGGATTTCAAGGTCTGATCGACTTCGCTTAACAATCTAGGATACTCTTACGGAGCGGAATCCACGATTCTCGTCTTCAACGTCGGAACGACTCGAACCTTCGACTAAAAACGGCATTCTACTTGGATCGACCGGTCACGCACGGGTCGAGCGTTTCGGGAAAAATTTCGATTCCGTTCTTTTCCGAAAAACGGCCCGCGAGAATCGGTAAATTCCGTTTTTTCTTCTTCATTAGAATTTCATGAATCTTTGTTGGCGCTCCGAATCTTCGCGAAAGAAATCGAAATTATGGCTTCGAAATCCAAGAAATAAATATTTTATAGTTTCAAATTCATCGTCCAAACGAATACTGGGGTCGGGCCCGATTTTTTTAGAATTCGTTCTTGCGTATGAATTATTATCTTTTTTTTCCCATGGCGGCTCTTTTTACGAATACGATCTTTATCGCATTCGTTTACGCAAGAAGAACGGGCAATCCTCTCATTCGTTCCTATCTCCTTTATACGATCGGTCTCGACGCTTGGCTTTTTACGTACGCGTTCACCTGGTCCTATCCGCCCGAAGCTTGGATGACGTGGGCGTTTAAAATTCTCGCGGCGACTTGGCTTCCGGTCGGAGCGCTTTATCTCGAATTCGTTTACGTCTTTTTAAACAGAATTCCCGGACCGTTTCTTTGGTTTTTTAGAATCGGAATTCCGATCTCCTATCTGATTACGCTTTCCACGGACTGGGTCGTGCGGGGAAGCATTCGTTATTATTGGGGTTACGAAAACGAACCCGGACCTTTGTATCTCGTCGTCATTCTTTCCTTTGTCGCGCTGCCCGGTTTTATCGGTTTGGGAATTTTAATACGTTCCTTTTTTACCGCGCGCAAGGATCAAAAAAAACAGATCGGTCTTGCGATCTTAGGTTCCATGTCCGCGATGTTCATGAGTTTTTATTCCGAAATCCTTCGGACGGACGATCAAGGGAGAATGTTGGGCGTTCCCTTGACTCCGATCGCGGTGGTCATCCAATCCTTTCTGATCTTTATCGCGATCACGCGATACGGTTTTTTACGGATCAACATCGAAGGACTCGCCGTGGAATTGTTCCGCGACATCCACGACGGAATGATTTTGGTCAAACAGGATCGTTCCTTGTTCTTCATGAACGAATCCGCGATCAAAATATTAGGAATTTCGAATACTCTTCCCAGTCATTTTTATCCGTCCGATTTTTTAAAAGGATATCAGGAAAACCCCAATCATCTTTCGCGGGAATATCAGCCGATCTTCAATCGAGCTTGCAAAGGCGTGGAACTTACCCGGTCGAACATCGAACTAACCGGAAACGAAAACGGTTATCTTTTTATCCTGCGCGACATCAGCGAAAAGATAGATTCAAGAGAAAAGATAGAGAGCATCTATTCTTCCATCAGCAAGGATCTGGAGATCGCGAAAATCGCGCAGACTTCGGCGATATCCACCAAGTTTCCGGAAAGTTCGCGTTATAAGTTTCATTCGCACTTTCAGCCTTTCGAGCTTGTCGGAGGAGATTTTTTCAGAACGTTGGAACGTTCCGACGGGAAACTCGATATCTTTTTCGCGGACGTTTCGGGTCACGGAATTTCCTCCGCGATGGTGGCGGGTATGCTTTCCATTTCCTTTCAGCTCGTTACGGAATCCAAGCCGAGTCCCAAGATCGCTCTCGAAAAGATTCAAGAACTTCTCTTGGGCGCGGTGTTGAACCACCATATCTCGGCGGTTTACCTGTCCTTCGATCCGAACACAAAAATATTAGAATATTCTTATGCAGGGCATCATCCGATCCTGGTATTCCGGGACGGAGAAATAGTTTCTCTCGAGGGCTCGGGAAGAATCCTTCTGATCACCCAGGAAACCGAGTTGAACAACTATTCTTTTCAACTTAAGAAGGGGGATATTTTGTTTCTCTATTCGGATTGCCTCTTTGAAGTACGAAACTCCGAAGGAGAAATCCTGGGTTACGAAAATTTTCTGCAGAAGATCCACGAGATTCCGGTTCAAACTCCTCCCAATGTTCTGAAAACTTCCATCGACTGCGCGCTCGCGTTCGGAAAGGGAAAACTTACGGACGATCTCGCAATTCTGATCTTGGAGGTGTTCTAAAATGAATCCGTATATCCTGATTCCTTTTTCGGCCCTCGTCATCAACGGTTCCCTGTTCGCATACGTCAGCGCTCTCAAGGGCAAATCCAGAACCGTAACCTTATACCAAAGATTTTCGCTTTTACTTTCGATCTGGCATATCGCTTTGATTCTCTATTGGTCCTTTTTACCGGGTAACTGGCCCGTGATCGTTTTTAAAGTTTCTTCCTTTGCTTGGATTTTTATCGGCTGTTTGTTTTTCGAGTTCGCGGTTCAATTCACGGGATCGTCGTATCGATTTCTGATCTATTTCTTTCGCGGACTTTCCTTGGTTTCCTTTTTAATTACGGTCAGTACGGACTCGGTGGTTGCGGGAAGTTTTCGAGCCTATTGGGGAGACGTCATCGTTGCCGGGCCTCTGTATCTTCCCGTAAGCAACTTCGTGATCGGCATACCGACGTTAGGCGGCTCTTTGATTCTGATTCTGAATGGAATCCGTTCCCCGAATCCTCTTTTAAAAAAACAATCGAGGCTTGTGGCGTATGGAACGATATTCACGTATGTTCTGAGTTTCAGCACGACCCTTCTTCCCCGTTATTGGAATCCTTCTTTGACGTTTCCTCCGATCAGCGGAAGCGCCGCGCTCATCCAATCGGTTTGTATCTTTATCGCGATTCAGAAATACGGCTTTATGGATCTCAAGCTCGAACACATCGCGCTTCGATTGTATGCCGAAATTCGGGAAGGAGTGATTCTTTTATCCTCGAAAGGAATTCTTTTGTTCAGCAATCTTTCCGCGAGAAAGATGCTTCGTCTTCCCGAATCGATCAACACGGGAATGGCGTTCGACCTCAGAAATTATCTCGAAGACTTCCCCGCAGATTCCTTTTTTGAAAGAAAGGAATTCGTCAATCTTAGCGTACCGCCCGAGGAATCCGTCATCGGTCTTCATGAGGAGTTTCTGCAAGTTCCCGAAAACAAATATCTGGAGGTTTCCTCTTCACCGATTCCTTTGTCGGGAAGGAGCGGAGGCAAGGTTTATATTCTGCGGGACATCACGGAAAAAAAGGAATCGCTTGAGAAAATTAGGAAATTATTATATAGACTCGACTTGGATCTGGATCTCGCGAGAAACATTCAGGAAAAGATCACGACCCACGACTTTCCCGACTCTCCCGATTACAAAATCCATTCCCACTTTCAGCCGTACGTAAAGGTGGGAGGCGATATTTTAAACGTCATCAAGGAGAAGGATGAAAGTCTTCACATTCTTTTCGGGGACGTTTCGGGTCACGGGATTTCGGCGGCGATGGTTGCCGCAATGACTTCGATCGGTTTCGGAGCCGCCACAGGAAGAAGCGATCGCACGGATCAGAATCTTCTTTTTATTCACAGACTTTTAAAGGATACGATCACTCTGCACTTCCTTTCCTCGGTTTACATGAGATACGTTCCGTCCGAAAGAAAATTAGAATATAGTTATGGAGGACATCACCTCGGTCTGTTGATCCGCAACGGAGTCTGCAGCTTTATCGAAGGTTCGGGGGGAATTCTTTTTGCGATCGCCTCCCCGAAAATCCAAAGATACGAAATCAATCTTCTCAGAGGGGATCGGGTTCTTTTTTATTCTGACGGCTTATTCGAAGTGAAAAACAGGGAAGGGAATATTTTGGGAAGAAATCAGTTCCTCGAAGCGGTCAAGTCTCTGATCGTGGACGATACGAGTTCCATGATCCGCTCCATTCTCTCCTACTCCGCATCGTACGGAGAAGGAGAAATGTCGGACGATGTTACGATCTTTTGTCTCGAAGTTCTTTAAGCGATCTTTTCGCGGATCGCCTTTAAAAACGGAAGGAACTCGTCGAGCGCACCGGGAAGTTCGTATTCGATCGAATCTCCGGCGCGAATGATGTCCTTTTCCTCGAGAGCGACGGCGACACTCGCGAGAATCTCGTTCAGTTCTCCCGTCTTCTCTTCGAATCCGATTCCATCGATCGTAATCGCTGTGAGATCCAATTCCGGTTTTCTCAACTTCAAAGTGATAAACGAAGTAAGCAGAACGTTGATCTGCGAAATGGATTGAGTCAACAACTCTGTTGCGACTTCGTCCTTTCCGGATTGATACGCTTCGTTGACTTTCACGAAAGCCTCTTTGAGTCCGCCGATGTTCGCGATAAACGTATCCAAAATTTCTTTGAGTGTGGGTAGATCCAGATCCAACACCTGCGTTCTTGCGATCAAATCCATGATGAAGAGTTTCAGATCTCTTAGATTTTCCAAAAAGGTTTCGATCGTCGCCGTATTATCCAGACTTTTGCAGTTGGACGAAAGTTCGGAAACGATATCCGCCACGGTGTTTCCCGTTCCCATCGGCTTGATCTGATCGAGTTTCAGATGAAGCAGATTCGAAGCGGAATTCAGAACGTTTTGAATCCATTTGACTCCGTCGCCGAGTTCGTTGGATTCTTTTTCGGTTAAGGAATCCCTTCCGAAAAGAGTGGAACCCACTTTATCCACGTATAGATCCAGTTCGTTCAAAGTGGAAACGAGAAAATCCATCTCTTCGCCCACGAAAAATTCCATCTTGTTCGCTGATTCGATTCCTTGTTCGTTCATGCTGGAAGCTTGAAATTCCACTCCGTCGACGGTGCAGCCGAGAAGATATTTTCCTTTCGACTCGACCCATTTGTTGATCTCGCCGAAA of Leptospira sanjuanensis contains these proteins:
- a CDS encoding SpoIIE family protein phosphatase; amino-acid sequence: MNPYILIPFSALVINGSLFAYVSALKGKSRTVTLYQRFSLLLSIWHIALILYWSFLPGNWPVIVFKVSSFAWIFIGCLFFEFAVQFTGSSYRFLIYFFRGLSLVSFLITVSTDSVVAGSFRAYWGDVIVAGPLYLPVSNFVIGIPTLGGSLILILNGIRSPNPLLKKQSRLVAYGTIFTYVLSFSTTLLPRYWNPSLTFPPISGSAALIQSVCIFIAIQKYGFMDLKLEHIALRLYAEIREGVILLSSKGILLFSNLSARKMLRLPESINTGMAFDLRNYLEDFPADSFFERKEFVNLSVPPEESVIGLHEEFLQVPENKYLEVSSSPIPLSGRSGGKVYILRDITEKKESLEKIRKLLYRLDLDLDLARNIQEKITTHDFPDSPDYKIHSHFQPYVKVGGDILNVIKEKDESLHILFGDVSGHGISAAMVAAMTSIGFGAATGRSDRTDQNLLFIHRLLKDTITLHFLSSVYMRYVPSERKLEYSYGGHHLGLLIRNGVCSFIEGSGGILFAIASPKIQRYEINLLRGDRVLFYSDGLFEVKNREGNILGRNQFLEAVKSLIVDDTSSMIRSILSYSASYGEGEMSDDVTIFCLEVL